A single region of the Lotus japonicus ecotype B-129 chromosome 4, LjGifu_v1.2 genome encodes:
- the LOC130712536 gene encoding PKS-NRPS hybrid synthetase cheA-like: MLLALKEQNPGNLTTITQVYTCCKTIKKEAQGPLTEMQFLMKKLTEANYVHFERQADDSDVIRDVFWAHPDAIKLFNTFPHVVVMDCTYKTNKYRIPLLEMVGLTSTGKTFSIAFCYMTQERTHDYVWALDCMKSLLANPVRLPGVIVTDKELALMNAVSQTFPTSCNLLCLFHIKKVVEAKCKLWVAKDDFKDIVMEQWTDLVNAETEQQYEKEWRNMCAMCKDHPKFTKYISETWLTHKEKFVKAWTNNVMHFGNTTSNRAKSTHAAFKKMLRNSKGNLCDSWDAVDRLTTVRHNEIVASFERSINIVEHRFKSKMYVNVRGFVAEKALQLMHDEQNRGWGQDEVCGYLMKVTHGLPCAYALQSYASIPYKAVDLFWKILSWEKVLVPDRQTSNHGDIQYDIEALVAHYSTLDDAGQSMLRRKVKELYCPQSSSLCPPEVKIKTKQSSKAKGSKPPTREPIGSLRREPSHWERNESNATPTLAKCPPPTIRSRNRSSQASKSKNKNFIGKSPPPSIYLGYLPSFFLPYIDEVIDVDGDGNCGYRAVVALLGHPEGQNGWHSIREKLMEELERHQYLYNTMWGFDIVQALHFRLTLPHDQMATDDKWMHLPKMGYLIATRFQVVFISISEKSSYTYLPLIGAPPEVHTVIAVGHVPNHFVQLKLLHGHLIRYIAPQWPYNVLPPTTEWINPYQDRMARFALEHTAWRAAIAGPLVPNVNDYIDITKD; encoded by the exons ATGCTACTGGCTTTGAAGGAACAAAATCCAGGTAACTTGACTACAATCACTCAAGTGTACACTTGCTGCAAAACAATCAAGAAAGAAGCACAGGGaccattgacagaaatgcaattTTTGATGAAGAAGCTGACAGAAGCCAACTATGTTCACTTTGAAAGACAAGCTGACGATTCGGATGTCATTAGAGATGTTTTCTGGGCTCATCCTGATGCTATCAAactcttcaacacattccctcaTGTGGTCGTCATGGATTGCACGTATAAGACAAATAAATACCGGATCCCCTTGCTTGAAATGGTTGGCTTGACTTCTACTGGTAAGACTTTCTCCATAGCATTTTGCTACATGACTCAAGAGCGCACACATGACTATGTTTGGGCCTTGGACTGCATGAAGTCTCTGCTTGCCAACCCTGTCAGATTACCTGGTGTTATTGTCACTGACAAAGAATTGGCTTTAATGAATGCTGTTTCGCAAACTTTTCCCACCTCTTGCAATTTATTATGTTTGTTCCACATCAAGAAGGTTGTTGAGGCAAAGTGCAAATTGTGGGTTGCCAAAGACGATTTCAAAGATATAGTAATGGAGCAATGGACAGATTTGGTGAATGCGGAAACAGAGCAACAATATGAGAAGGAATGGAGGAACATGTGTGCCATGTGTAAAGATCACCCAAAGTTCACAAAGTACATTTCTGAGACATGGTTAACTCACAAGGAGAAGTTTGTGAAGGCATGGACAAACAatgtgatgcattttggaaacacaacaagtaacag GGCTAAAAGTACACATGCAGCCTTCAAGAAGATGCTAAGGAACAGCAAGGGTAACTTGTGCGATTCATGGGATGCAGTGGATAGGTTGACAACTGTGAGGCACAATGAAATTGTAGCATCTTTTGAGCGCAGCATTAACATTGTAGAGCACCGTTTCAAGTCTAAAATGTATGTGAATGTAAGGGGGTTCGTGGCTGAAAAAGCCCTTCAACTCATGCACGATGAACAAAACAGAGGGTGGGGTCAGGATGAGGTATGTGGTTACTTGATGAAAgtcactcatggactaccttgcgcttATGCACTTCAGAGTTATGCTTCAATTCCGTATAAGGCAGTGGATCTGTTCTGGAAGATACTTTCTTGGGAAAAAGTGCTTGTTCCGGATAGACAAACCTCAAACCATGGAGACATTCAGTATGACATCGAGGCCTTGGTTGCTCATTACAGTACTCTGGATGATGCAGGCCAAAGTATGCTGAGGAGGAAGGTTAAAGAGTTGTATTGTCCTCAGAGTAGTTCACTATGTCCTCCTGAAGTGAAGATAAAAACCAAGCAGTCATCCAAAGCCAAGGGGAGTAAGCCACCTACACGTGAACCAATAGGATCCTTGAGGCGGGAGCCTTCACATTGGGAACGTAATGAGAGCAACGCAACACCTACGCTTGCCAAATGTCCTCCACCAACTATACGGTCCAGGAATCGTTCATCACAAGCTAGTAAGTCAAAGAACAAGAATTTTATCGGGAAGTCTCCACCCCCCAGCATCTACTTGGGGTACTTGCCATCTTTTTTCCTACCATATATAGATGAAGTGATAGATGTTGATGGAGATGGTAATTGTGGCTATAGAGCGGTCGTTGCATTGCTGGGACATCCGGAAGGGCAGAATGGTTGGCATTCGATTAGGGAAAAGTTGATGGAAGAACTCGAACGGCATCAGTATTTATATAACACCATGTGGGGTTTTGATATAGTTCAGGCCTTGCACTTTCGTCTCACCCTCCCTCATGATCAGATGGCCACTGACGACAAATGGATGCACTTACCGAAGATGGGGTATCTCATTGCTACAAGGTTTCAGGTGGTATTTATCTCCATTTCGGAAAAATCAAGTTACACTTACCTTCCATTGATAGGCGCCCCACCAGAGGTACACACAGTTATAGCTGTTGGTCATGTGCCCAACCACTTTGTACAG CTTAAGTTGTTGCATGGACATCTGATTCGGTATATTGCTCCCCAATGGCCATACAACGTCCTACCACCCACGACCGAATGGATTAACCCATATCAAGACCGTATGGCCAGATTTGCGCTTGAACACACTGCTTGGAGGGCTGCTATTGCTGGACCTCTTGTTCCAAATGTGAATGACTACATAGACATCACAAAAGACTAA
- the LOC130711757 gene encoding phosphate transporter PHO1 homolog 1-like isoform X1, with the protein MKFSKQFEGQLIPEWKDAFVDYRQLKKDLKKIQLLNYINYTPDKHQNSSVLKSPFTSLRKYSLFGYQHEEHEPIHVHRKVASSICKEDMYETQLLEKFADTEASKEFFACLDHQLNKVNKFYRTKEKEFLERGESLKKQVDILLELKAAFMEKDGSRRSSSQESTEEESISCTFSSEEDSVRSREHQEQIHGNYTHDLGKNEAPFSDIPQSDEDERSKKMEREDGKLRTLSGHIATCKRKNVRINIPLTTPSQTLSAISYLVMEDMLNQSSKKGNAEGGVLHVNKTKLHHAEKMIKGGLIELNKGLGYLKDYRNLNLLAFIKILKKFDKVTKKQILPIYLKVVESSYFNSSDKVVKFIDEVEELFIKTFSQDDHRKAMKYLKPSQCKESDSVSFFTGLFTGCLSALLAGYGIMAHVTGLYKGQQQNSVYMETVYPVLSMFSLMFLHLFLYGCNIFAWRKTRINYSFIFELAPTKGLKYRDVFLICTMAMSAVVGLMSLHLTLLTKGYSYAQVQVIPGLLFLTFLLILVCPFNIVYRSSRYHFLCVIRNIIFSPLYKVVMLDFFMADQLCSQVPMLRNLEFVACYYITGSYKTQDYGYCMRVKQYRNLAYAVSFLPYYWRAMQCARRWFDEGETSHLVNLGKYVSAMLAAGAKLAYQKDQSVGWLCIFVVISSAATVYQLYWDFVKDWGLFQMNSKNPGLRNELMLRTKAIYYFSMGLNFTLRLAWLQTVLHSSFEDVDYRVTSLFLAALEVIRRGLWNFFRDKVAQKSHGLLVSHTCTPCSLIKLCSTSIECRCKA; encoded by the exons ATGAAGTTCTCTAAGCAGTTTGAGGGACAACTCATTCCAGAATGGAAAGATGCCTTTGTGGATTACCGGCAGCTGAAAAAGGACCTCAAAAAAATCCAACTCCTTAATTACATCAACTATACACCAGACAAGCACCAAAATAGTTCTGTACTGAAGTCCCCCTTTACATCACTAAGGAAGTACTCTTTATTTGGCTATCAACATGAAGAGCATGAACCAATTCAt GTCCATAGGAAGGTTGCTTCATCAATTTGTAAAGAGGATATGTATGAGACACAGCTGCTAGAGAAATTTGCTGACACTGAAGCTTCAAAAGAATTTTTTGCATGTCTAGATCACCAACTCAATAAGGTCAATAAATTTTACAGGACAAAGGAGAaagagttcctagagagagggGAGTCCTTGAAAAAACAAGTGGATATTCTCCTTGAACTCAAAGCTGCATTCATGGAAAAGGATGGTAGTAGAAGGAGCTCTTCTCAAGAGTCCACTGAGGAAGAATCTATCTCATGCACATTCTCTAGTG AGGAGGACTCTGTAAGGAGCAGAGAACATCAGGAGCAAATACATGGTAACTACACACATGATTTGGGGAAAAATGAAGCACCATTTTCAGATATCCCCCAATCAGATGAAGATGAGAGGTCAAAGAAGATGGAAAGAGAGGATGGTAAATTGAGGACACTGTCTGGGCACATTGCTACTTGTAAAAGGAAGAATGTGAGGATAAACATTCCTTTGACAACCCCATCTCAAACCTTATCAGCAATTAGTTACCTTGTGATGGAAGACATGCTGAACCAGTCTTCAAAGAAAGGAAATGCAGAAGGTGGTGTGCTTCACGTTAACAAAACAAAGTTACATCATGCAGAAAAGATGATTAAAGGAGGTTTAATTGAGCTCAATAAGGGCCTAGGGTATCTCAAAGATTACAG GAATTTGAACCTGCTTGCATTTATAAAGATTTTGAAGAAGTTTGACAAG GTCACTAAAAAACAAATTCTCCCCATCTATCTAAAAGTTGTTGAGAGTTCATATTTCAACAGCTCAGACAAG GTGGTGAAGTTCATCGACGAAGTGGAGGAACTATTTATAAAAACTTTTTCCCAAGATGATCATAGGAAGGCCATGAAGTACCTTAAACCAAGTCAGTGCAAAGAATCAGATTCTGTATCTTTCTTCACTG GACTATTCACTGGATGCCTTTCAGCACTTTTGGCTGGATATGGCATAATGGCTCATGTAACTGGACTATACAAAGGGCAACAACAAAATTCAGTCTACATGGAAACTGTATACCCTGTGCTTAG CATGTTTAGCCTCATGTTTCTACATTTATTCCTTTATGGCTGCAACATTTTCGCATGGAGAAAGACTCGTATAAACTACAGCTTTATTTTTGAGCTAGCCCCAACTAAAGGACTAAAATACAGAGATGTATTCTTGATTTGTACAATGGCGATGTCTGCTGTGGTTGGACTCATGTCTCTTCATTTGACTCTGCTGACAAAAGGGTATTCTTATGCCCAAGTTCAAGTCATTCCTGGCCTACTTTTTCTG ACCTTCTTACTAATACTAGTGTGCCCCTTCAACATTGTATACCGGTCAAGCCGTTACCACTTCCTCTGTGTGATAAGGAACATAATTTTTTCACCCCTTTACAAG GTTGTCATGCTGGACTTTTTTATGGCTGATCAACTTTGTAGTCAG GTGCCTATGCTCAGGAACCTAGAGTTTGTGGCGTGTTACTATATAACTGGGAGCTACAAGACTCAAGACTATGGCTACTGCATGAGGGTAAAACAGTACAGGAATCTTGCTTATGCAGTGTCTTTTCTGCCCTATTATTGGAGGGCAATGCAG TGTGCTAGGAGATGGTTTGATGAAGGGGAGACAAGCCACCTTGTTAATCTAGGCAAATATGTATCAGCTATGTTAGCGGCAGGTGCTAAACTGGCTTACCAAAAGGATCAGAGTGTTGGATGGCTGTGTATTTTTGTGGTCATTTCAAGTGCAGCAACTGTGTACCAATTGTATTGGGACTTTGTAAAGGATTGGGGTTTGTTCCAAATGAACTCCAAGAATCCTGGGCTAAGGAACGAATTAATGCTTCGCACAAAAGCCATTTACTACTTCTCCATG GGATTAAATTTTACTCTGAGACTTGCTTGGTTGCAAACTGTCCTCCACTCAAGTTTTGAAGATGTTGATTATAGAGTCACAAGCTTATTTCTAGCAGCACTCGAAGTTATTAGACGAGGACTATGGAATTTCTTCAG GGATAAAGTAGCACAAAAGTCTCATGGCTTGCTGGTATCACATACATGCACACCTTGCTCTCTAATCAAACTTTGCTCGACGAGCATAGAGTGTAGATGCAAAGCATAG
- the LOC130711757 gene encoding phosphate transporter PHO1 homolog 1-like isoform X2: MKFSKQFEGQLIPEWKDAFVDYRQLKKDLKKIQLLNYINYTPDKHQNSSVLKSPFTSLRKYSLFGYQHEEHEPIHVHRKVASSICKEDMYETQLLEKFADTEASKEFFACLDHQLNKVNKFYRTKEKEFLERGESLKKQVDILLELKAAFMEKDGSRRSSSQESTEEESISCTFSSEEDSVRSREHQEQIHGNYTHDLGKNEAPFSDIPQSDEDERSKKMEREDGKLRTLSGHIATCKRKNVRINIPLTTPSQTLSAISYLVMEDMLNQSSKKGNAEGGVLHVNKTKLHHAEKMIKGGLIELNKGLGYLKDYRNLNLLAFIKILKKFDKVTKKQILPIYLKVVESSYFNSSDKVVKFIDEVEELFIKTFSQDDHRKAMKYLKPSQCKESDSVSFFTGLFTGCLSALLAGYGIMAHVTGLYKGQQQNSVYMETVYPVLSMFSLMFLHLFLYGCNIFAWRKTRINYSFIFELAPTKGLKYRDVFLICTMAMSAVVGLMSLHLTLLTKGYSYAQVQVIPGLLFLTFLLILVCPFNIVYRSSRYHFLCVIRNIIFSPLYKVVMLDFFMADQLCSQVPMLRNLEFVACYYITGSYKTQDYGYCMRVKQYRNLAYAVSFLPYYWRAMQCARRWFDEGETSHLVNLGKYVSAMLAAGAKLAYQKDQSVGWLCIFVVISSAATVYQLYWDFVKDWGLFQMNSKNPGLRNELMLRTKAIYYFSMGLNFTLRLAWLQTVLHSSFEDVDYRVTSLFLAALEVIRRGLWNFFRLENEHLNNAGKFRAVKTVPLPFHEVDEGD, translated from the exons ATGAAGTTCTCTAAGCAGTTTGAGGGACAACTCATTCCAGAATGGAAAGATGCCTTTGTGGATTACCGGCAGCTGAAAAAGGACCTCAAAAAAATCCAACTCCTTAATTACATCAACTATACACCAGACAAGCACCAAAATAGTTCTGTACTGAAGTCCCCCTTTACATCACTAAGGAAGTACTCTTTATTTGGCTATCAACATGAAGAGCATGAACCAATTCAt GTCCATAGGAAGGTTGCTTCATCAATTTGTAAAGAGGATATGTATGAGACACAGCTGCTAGAGAAATTTGCTGACACTGAAGCTTCAAAAGAATTTTTTGCATGTCTAGATCACCAACTCAATAAGGTCAATAAATTTTACAGGACAAAGGAGAaagagttcctagagagagggGAGTCCTTGAAAAAACAAGTGGATATTCTCCTTGAACTCAAAGCTGCATTCATGGAAAAGGATGGTAGTAGAAGGAGCTCTTCTCAAGAGTCCACTGAGGAAGAATCTATCTCATGCACATTCTCTAGTG AGGAGGACTCTGTAAGGAGCAGAGAACATCAGGAGCAAATACATGGTAACTACACACATGATTTGGGGAAAAATGAAGCACCATTTTCAGATATCCCCCAATCAGATGAAGATGAGAGGTCAAAGAAGATGGAAAGAGAGGATGGTAAATTGAGGACACTGTCTGGGCACATTGCTACTTGTAAAAGGAAGAATGTGAGGATAAACATTCCTTTGACAACCCCATCTCAAACCTTATCAGCAATTAGTTACCTTGTGATGGAAGACATGCTGAACCAGTCTTCAAAGAAAGGAAATGCAGAAGGTGGTGTGCTTCACGTTAACAAAACAAAGTTACATCATGCAGAAAAGATGATTAAAGGAGGTTTAATTGAGCTCAATAAGGGCCTAGGGTATCTCAAAGATTACAG GAATTTGAACCTGCTTGCATTTATAAAGATTTTGAAGAAGTTTGACAAG GTCACTAAAAAACAAATTCTCCCCATCTATCTAAAAGTTGTTGAGAGTTCATATTTCAACAGCTCAGACAAG GTGGTGAAGTTCATCGACGAAGTGGAGGAACTATTTATAAAAACTTTTTCCCAAGATGATCATAGGAAGGCCATGAAGTACCTTAAACCAAGTCAGTGCAAAGAATCAGATTCTGTATCTTTCTTCACTG GACTATTCACTGGATGCCTTTCAGCACTTTTGGCTGGATATGGCATAATGGCTCATGTAACTGGACTATACAAAGGGCAACAACAAAATTCAGTCTACATGGAAACTGTATACCCTGTGCTTAG CATGTTTAGCCTCATGTTTCTACATTTATTCCTTTATGGCTGCAACATTTTCGCATGGAGAAAGACTCGTATAAACTACAGCTTTATTTTTGAGCTAGCCCCAACTAAAGGACTAAAATACAGAGATGTATTCTTGATTTGTACAATGGCGATGTCTGCTGTGGTTGGACTCATGTCTCTTCATTTGACTCTGCTGACAAAAGGGTATTCTTATGCCCAAGTTCAAGTCATTCCTGGCCTACTTTTTCTG ACCTTCTTACTAATACTAGTGTGCCCCTTCAACATTGTATACCGGTCAAGCCGTTACCACTTCCTCTGTGTGATAAGGAACATAATTTTTTCACCCCTTTACAAG GTTGTCATGCTGGACTTTTTTATGGCTGATCAACTTTGTAGTCAG GTGCCTATGCTCAGGAACCTAGAGTTTGTGGCGTGTTACTATATAACTGGGAGCTACAAGACTCAAGACTATGGCTACTGCATGAGGGTAAAACAGTACAGGAATCTTGCTTATGCAGTGTCTTTTCTGCCCTATTATTGGAGGGCAATGCAG TGTGCTAGGAGATGGTTTGATGAAGGGGAGACAAGCCACCTTGTTAATCTAGGCAAATATGTATCAGCTATGTTAGCGGCAGGTGCTAAACTGGCTTACCAAAAGGATCAGAGTGTTGGATGGCTGTGTATTTTTGTGGTCATTTCAAGTGCAGCAACTGTGTACCAATTGTATTGGGACTTTGTAAAGGATTGGGGTTTGTTCCAAATGAACTCCAAGAATCCTGGGCTAAGGAACGAATTAATGCTTCGCACAAAAGCCATTTACTACTTCTCCATG GGATTAAATTTTACTCTGAGACTTGCTTGGTTGCAAACTGTCCTCCACTCAAGTTTTGAAGATGTTGATTATAGAGTCACAAGCTTATTTCTAGCAGCACTCGAAGTTATTAGACGAGGACTATGGAATTTCTTCAG ATTGGAGAATGAGCATCTAAATAATGCTGGCAAGTTTAGAGCAGTAAAGACAGTACCACTTCCTTTTCATGAAGTGGATGAGGGAGACTAA
- the LOC130711758 gene encoding pentatricopeptide repeat-containing protein ELI1, chloroplastic: MSLTGPPASAAAARGSNNSGEVERLAALIDRSKSIHHLLQIHAALLRRGLDPHPILNFKLQRSYSSVGHLHHSVTLFNRTPTPNVFLWTSIIHAHSHSDQALSFYARMLAQPVEPNAFTFSSVLHGCNLQAARAIHCHVIKFAVASAPYVSTGLVGAYARGGDVFSAEKVFDEMSERSLVSVTAMLTCYAKHGRLREARLLFEGMEADSRDVVCWNVMIDGYAQNGMPNECLLLFRKMLAEKVRPDEITLLAVLSSCGQLGALESGRWIHSYVGNHKNGVEVRVGTALVDMYCKCGSLDDARKVFDNIVDRDVVAWNSMIMGYAIHGYSEEALRLFDEMCGMGVKPSDVTFVAVLTACGHSGLVSKGWEIFNLMKNGYGMEPKIEHFGCMVNLLGRAGRLEEGYDLVRGMKTDPDSVLWGTLLWACRLHKNVSLGEEIAEFILSHNLASSGTYVLLSNIYAASGNWVGAAKVRSLMKGSGVEKEPGCSIIEVNNRIHEFIAGDLRHPKSQDIYLMLEEMNCRLKANGYTPKTDLVLHDIGEEQKELSLEVHSEKLALAFGLISTRPGTTIKIVKNLRVCLDCHSVMKMMSKITGRKIITRDRNRFHHFENGSCSCGDYW; the protein is encoded by the coding sequence ATGTCCTTAACCGGTCCACCGGCGTCGGCCGCGGCGGCAAGAGGCTCTAATAATTCAGGTGAGGTAGAGCGCCTTGCCGCCCTAATCGACCGGTCCAAATCCATTCACCACCTTCTCCAAATCCACGCCGCTCTCCTTCGCCGCGGCCTGGACCCCCACCCCATCTTGAACTTCAAGCTCCAACGGTCCTACTCCTCCGTTGGCCACCTCCACCACTCCGTGACCCTCTTCAACCGCACCCCAACCCCAAACGTGTTCTTATGGACTTCCATCATCCACGCTCACTCCCACTCCGACCAAGCCCTCTCCTTCTACGCCCGAATGCTGGCTCAGCCGGTCGAGCCCAACGCCTTCACCTTCTCCTCCGTCCTCCACGGCTGCAACCTCCAAGCCGCCAGGGCCATTCACTGCCACGTAATCAAGTTCGCCGTCGCTTCGGCCCCCTACGTTTCCACGGGCTTGGTTGGCGCTTACGCGAGAGGGGGTGATGTGTTTTCTGCGGAGaaggtgtttgatgaaatgTCTGAGAGAAGCTTGGTTTCTGTGACGGCGATGCTCACGTGCTACGCGAAGCACGGGAGGCTCCGTGAGGCTCGGTTGTTGTTCGAAGGAATGGAAGCGGACAGCAGGGATGTGGTTTGTTGGAATGTGATGATTGATGGGTATGCTCAGAATGGAATGCCAAATGAATGTTTGTTGCTTTTCAGGAAAATGCTGGCTGAGAAGGTTAGACCTGATGAAATAACGTTGTTGGCTGTTCTTTCTTCTTGTGGCCAACTCGGTGCTCTAGAGTCTGGTAGGTGGATCCACTCGTACGTTGGGAATCACAAGAACGGTGTTGAGGTTCGGGTGGGCACTGCTTTGGTGGATATGTACTGCAAATGTGGGAGCTTGGATGATGCACGCAAGGTTTTCGATAATATTGTTGACAGGGATGTGGTGGCTTGGAACTCGATGATCATGGGGTACGCGATTCATGGTTATAGTGAAGAGGCTTTGAGGTTGTTTGATGAGATGTGTGGCATGGGAGTGAAACCTAGTGATGTTACCTTTGTCGCCGTTTTGACAGCTTGTGGTCATTCTGGTTTAGTCAGCAAAGGGTGGGAGATTTTCAATTTGATGAAGAATGGGTATGGGATGGAACCCAAGATTGAGCATTTTGGGTGTATGGTGAATCTTCTCGGCCGGGCTGGGCGGTTGGAAGAAGGTTATGACCTTGTGAGGGGAATGAAAACTGATCCTGATTCTGTCCTGTGGGGAACTTTACTTTGGGCTTGTAGACTCCATAAAAATGTTTCTTTAGGAGAGGAAATTGCAGAGTTTATTCTGAGCCATAATTTAGCTAGTTCAGGGACTTATGTTCTTCTTTCTAACATATATGCTGCTTCCGGTAACTGGGTCGGTGCGGCTAAGGTTAGATCATTGATGAAGGGAAGTGGAGTAGAAAAGGAACCTGGTTGTAGCATAATTGAAGTTAACAACAGGATACACGAGTTTATTGCTGGCGATTTAAGGCACCCAAAGAGCCAAGATATCTATTTGATGCTGGAGGAGATGAATTGTAGGCTCAAGGCCAACGGTTATACCCCAAAGACTGATTTGGTTTTACATGACATAGGGGAGGAACAAAAAGAACTTTCCTTGGAAGTTCACAGTGAGAAGCTTGCCTTGGCATTTGGCCTTATCAGTACCCGTCCAGGAACTACAATCAAGATTGTAAAGAACCTTCGCGTCTGTTTGGATTGTCACAgtgtgatgaagatgatgtctAAGATCACTGGGCGGAAAATTATAACGAGGGACCGGAACCGGTTCCACCACTTTGAGAACGGTTCATGTTCATGTGGGGATTACTGGTAA
- the LOC130711759 gene encoding proline-rich extensin-like protein EPR1 — MASMFWPLALAILCYPLASNSINAQSPAGAPSNLATSTPAEPSKLPTATSPSVAKQPPVVVAATPATTRKPPVATSPVSSKQPTTTPAAPSKLPTTNPSSPSKLPTATSPSVAKKPPTVAAAPITSWKPPVATSPTSSKPLISSPVKSPVPKATSPTSYVPKVTSPTSSPIKQPVPKATSPTSAPVKTPVPKVASPLKPPGPKVTTPTSAPVKSPVPKATTPTSSPVKSPVPKVTSPTSAPVKSPVPKVTSPTSAPVKSPVPKATTPTSSPAKLPVPKATTPASAPLKPLVPKVATPTSAPVKLPTPKVLPPKSAPLKSPIPVPPKLAPAKLPVPKVTPARSPKPPAPKPPPVPHKKAPVAPPPLPLAPPVSPPPLPSPPAATPLLPPPKVSPTPAEAPKAPAPAKETPTPAPAPKHKKKAPIASPVPSPLSYSPSPAPSPLTETPSPAPSPEDDTPEPPPHKHKRRKHKQHKHKKHHPLSLAPEPTSFVHRSPPAPLTDDAPTADSEETPSPAPSPNENGAPSFQRQGRKMLATMGLAIAILLSVA, encoded by the exons ATGGCTTCAATGTTCTGGCCATTGGCACTAGCAATCCTCTGCTATCCATTAGCTTCAAATTCAATCAATGCTCAATCCCCTGCAGGTGCACCATCAAATTTGGCAACTTCAACCCCAGCTGAACCCTCCAAATTGCCAACTGCAACTTCACCTTCAGTAGCCAAACAACCACCAGTTGTGGTGGCAGCAACCCCTGCTACAACAAGGAAACCACCAGTAGCAACCTCCCCAGTTTCTAGCAAACAGCCAACTACAACCCCAGCTGCACCCTCTAAATTGCCAACTACAAACCCTTCTTCACCTTCCAAATTGCCAACAGCTACTTCACCTTCAGTAGCCAAAAAACCACCTACTGTGGCAGCAGCTCCCATTACCTCATGGAAACCGCCAGTAGCAACCTCTCCCACTTCTAGTAAACCACTAATATCTTCTCCAGTGAAATCACCAGTACCTAAAGCAACTTCTCCAACATCTTATGTTCCCAAAGTTACTTCTCCAACATCTTCTCCAATAAAACAACCAGTTCCCAAAGCTACATCTCCAACATCTGCTCCAGTGAAAACACCAGTTCCTAAAGTTGCTTCTCCATTAAAACCACCAGGTCCTAAAGTTACAACTCCAACATCTGCTCCTGTGAAATCACCAGTACCTAAAGCTACAACTCCAACATCTTCTCCAGTGAAATCACCAGTTCCAAAAGTTACTAGTCCAACCTCAGCTCCTGTGAAATCACCAGTTCCCAAAGTTACCTCTCCAACATCTGCTCCTGTGAAATCACCAGTTCCTAAAGCTACAACTCCAACATCTTCCCCTGCAAAATTACCAGTTCCTAAAGCTACAACTCCAGCATCTGCTCCTCTGAAACCACTTGTTCCTAAAGTTGCAACTCCAACATCTGCTCCTGTGAAACTACCAACTCCCAAGGTTCTGCCACCAAAATCCGCTCCACTGAAATCACCAATTCCAGTTCCCCCAAAACTTGCTCCTGCAAAATTACCTGTTCCCAAGGTTACACCGGCGCGAAGCCCGAAACCCCCAGCTCCAAAACCACCACCAGTACCCCACAAAAAAGCACCAGTTGCTCCCCCACCATTGCCACTAGCACCACCTGTatctccaccaccattgccATCACCACCAGCTGCAACACCACTATTGCCACCTCCAAAGGTATCCCCAACACCTGCTGAAGCGCCAAAAGCACCAGCACCAGCCAAAGAAACACCAACACCTGCACCAGCACCTAAACACAAAAAGAAAGCACCAATAGCATCACCTGTTCCTTCACCACTAAGTTACTCACCATCACCTGCACCGTCGCCTTTAACAGAGACACCGTCACCGGCTCCATCACCCGAAGATGACACGCCAGAGCCACCTCCACATAAGCACAAGAGAAGAAAACACAAGCAGCACAAGCACAAGAAACATCACCCACTGTCTCTAGCTCCAGAACCAACATCCTTTGTTCACAGAAGTCCCCCAGCGCCACTCACTGATGATGCTCCTACAGCAGATTCAGAAGAGACACCATCACCAGCACCAAGTCCCAATGAG AATGGTGCACCATCATTCCAAAGGCAAGGGAGAAAGATGCTGGCAACTATGGGACTTGCTATTGCCATTTTGTTATCAGTTGCTTGA